A section of the Deinococcus cellulosilyticus NBRC 106333 = KACC 11606 genome encodes:
- a CDS encoding Lrp/AsnC family transcriptional regulator, whose translation VVKNLYTLMQLDELDRKILDLLQHDARSTLQDIARQVGLSAPGLQKRLTKLENSGLILGHHTLLSRDILGYDLLCFVQVHLSHHELSRVHQFREAVQHMPQVLECYHLTGDTDYLLKVVAKNRKDLEHFLVEVLTPAPGVDRIRTSLVLNEVKATTALPLNPEN comes from the coding sequence TGTGGTTAAAAATCTGTATACACTTATGCAACTCGATGAACTGGATCGCAAGATCCTGGATCTTTTACAACACGACGCAAGGAGCACCTTGCAGGACATTGCCCGTCAGGTGGGCCTCAGTGCCCCTGGCCTGCAGAAACGCCTGACCAAGCTGGAGAACTCTGGCCTGATTCTGGGCCACCACACCCTGCTCAGCCGCGACATTCTGGGCTATGACCTGCTGTGTTTTGTGCAGGTGCACCTCAGTCACCATGAGCTTTCCAGGGTGCACCAGTTCAGAGAGGCCGTGCAGCACATGCCACAGGTGCTCGAATGTTACCACCTGACCGGAGACACCGATTACCTCCTGAAAGTGGTGGCAAAAAACCGCAAGGACCTGGAGCATTTTCTGGTCGAGGTGCTGACTCCCGCTCCCGGAGTGGACCGCATCCGCACCAGTCTGGTCCTGAACGAAGTCAAAGCCACCACCGCCCTGCCTCTGAATCCCGAGAACTGA